A region of Anopheles merus strain MAF chromosome 2R, AmerM5.1, whole genome shotgun sequence DNA encodes the following proteins:
- the LOC121590392 gene encoding uncharacterized protein LOC121590392 translates to MATPPVVLASRRTVLLGILSRYEKFIKDFVPERDQVEVEIRVKRFDKLCADLEAVQQQLEDSADTPEEVSQNATLRESFEDRLILVQSQLQARLPKEQFQNAQSSTGANPLKGIKLPTIALPEFTGDYMQWLTFRDTFECLIHNNMDLPAIQKFHYLRAAVKGEAAQVIESITISAANYDLAWNTLTERYSNEYLLKKRHLQAMFAIPAVQKESVATLHHLVDEFERHTKILQHLGEETNTWGSILEHLLCTKLPIITLRDWEEQASSNNDPSYDSLISFLHRRMRVLETLLVNNCHTSQGNDLAPVRRMTVLRQASFASTSHEMPNCMLCNSAHNLLKCPRFERMDPKERHRFAMTSRLCLNCLRDNHMARDCPSQYKCRYCNAAHHTKLHYAHNSQASTTPQHHAHHNPNFTAPQQHTHNTTSDHTATNNTQRTFAAALQHAPEQVILQTAMINIIDDFGIAHPARALLDSASQPNLISDRLAHRLRLKKSNVNITVIGAGQATKTVRESVQAQIVSRSSSFTVNTELLIVDNLIANLPTRDIDISDWKIPPGFALADPLFNKAAPVDLILGARHYHTFFENATQFRPAPHQPVMIDSVFGWVMTGPTGSDNSSPKTDPTASYTIVCMASLEDSLQRFWQLENLTMNDGYSPDERHCESFYKHTTKRDDSGRYIVRLPKQPDFDAKLGLSRPQAIRRFELLERRLERDPALREAYQDFMKEYLALGHMSPISTDCDDTAAYYLPHHPVFKASSTTTKVRVVFDGSAKTSTGFSLNETLRVGPIVQDELIDIILRFRTYKIAVVADIAKMYRQIVLHPDDRRLVRIFFRFSPQSPIELYELNTVTYGLSPSSFLATRTLLQLAEDEGADFPLASPALRHNFYVDDFIGGANSVSEARELRQQLSELLSKGGFELRKWTSNCLGVLSGLPAEHIGTQSSLQFVPNETVKALGIAWKPELDVLCFESTAIMETANLTMRSILSNIARMFDPLGLIAPVIIRAKLLMQELWLQKIGWDDPVPVHICNKWKSVTDDWKDLESFKSERYVLLPNSKIQFHTFADASEVAYGACIYARCEDQQGRVRVSLLASKSRVAPLKRVTLPRLELCAAVLGAHLHHRVRRAMGIDTTESFFWSDSTVTLNWIASPPNTWKTFVANRVAEIQNYSHPRQWKHIPGSSNPADLVSRGMSAAEMLKGSIWSCGPEWLALSPSKWPMSNPSLTAETDMEIRQTRTLQSSQVTSAALPITPEAIEAAKIVLCKLAQEHEFSSEIQLLKKGEMVRKQSPLRRLNPFLDNDGILRVGGRLKLAQLPYQFKHPILLPKNHQLAHLIAVHIHEKLMHGGGRLLLSRIREEYWPLDGRRLVKNVVRNCFRCIRQDPQLTQQQTGQLPYERITPSRPFSITGVDYAGPLYLKPAHKRAAAAKCYLCVFVCFSTKAVHLELVGDLSTAGFLAALHRFTSRRGLPSDIYSDNGKNFEGAAHELNELFDMLQNEQHQNVIASNCSDRGITWHFTPPKAPHFGGLWEAAVKTAKRHLYRQLGSSRLSYEGYSTILQQIEAAMNSRPLLPMTDDPNDLAALTPAHFLIGSSMHAVPVPDYTRLKPYTLDELQSWQLLVQRFWKHWTTEYLQEMQKDNKVVNRSEIVPGRLVILADDSLPITRWPLARIIDVHPGEDQLTRVVKLKTAKGIVTRPVAKICLLPVAKPSD, encoded by the exons ATGGCCACACCGCCCGTTGTTTTGGCGTCCCGGCGGACTGTTTTATTGGGAATTCTCTCGCGATACGAGAAATTCATTAAGGATTTCGTCCCTGAACGGGATCAAGTAGAGGTGGAAATACGCGTTAAAAGGTTCGATAAGCTGTGTGCGGATTTGGAAGCTGTGCAGCAACAATTGGAAGATTCTGCCGACACTCCGGAAGAAGTGTCGCAAAATGCTACACTCAGAGAAAGTTTTGAGGATAGATTAATTCTTGTGCAATCCCAGCTGCAAGCAAGGTTACCAAAAGAGCAGTTTCAAAATGCCCAATCGAGTACCGGAGCGAATCCGTTAAAGGGCATCAAACTTCCTACCATTGCGCTGCCTGAATTCACGGGGGACTATATGCAATGGTTGACATTCCGCGATACGTTTGAGTGCTTAATTCATAATAATATGGATTTACCGGCCATTCAAAAATTTCACTATTTGCGCGCCGCGGTTAAAGGAGAAGCTGCTCAAGTGATAGAATCAATCACCATAAGCGCAGCTAATTATGATTTAGCATGGAACACTCTAACGGAGCGATACTCGAATGAATACCTCCTGAAAAAACGCCATTTGCAAGCAATGTTTGCCATCCCAGCTGTACAGAAGGAAAGCGTTGCAACATTGCACCACCTTGTAGATGAATTTGAGAGACACACAAAGATTTTGCAACACTTaggagaagaaacaaatacaTGGGGTAGCATTCTCGAGCATTTGCTATGCACTAAACTTCCGATAATTACTTTACGCGATTGGGAGGAGCAAGCCTCAAGCAATAACGATCCCAGTTACGACAGTTTGATTTCGTTCTTGCACCGTCGTATGCGTGTATTGGAGACGTTGCTTGTAAACAACTGTCATACGTCTCAGGGTAACGACCTAGCTCCCGTACGGAGAATGACCGTTCTTCGCCAAGCCAGTTTTGCTTCCACATCGCATGAAATGCCGAATTGCATGCTATGCAACTCCGCGCACAACCTTCTGAAATGTCCGCGTTTCGAGCGGATGGACCCGAAGGAACGCCATCGGTTTGCTATGACCTCGCGTTTGTGCTTAAATTGTTTACGCGATAATCATATGGCTCGAGATTGTCCATCACAGTACAAATGCCGTTACTGTAATGccgcacaccacacaaaaTTGCACTACGCACATAACAGCCAAGCTTCCACTACACCACAGCATCACGCTCACCATAACCCAAATTTCACTGCACctcagcaacacacacacaacaccactagcgatcacacagccacaaacaatacacaacgCACATTTGCAGCAGCATTGCAGCATGCACCCGAACAAGTCATACTGCAAACTGCTATGATAAATATCATAGACGATTTCGGAATAGCACATCCTGCGCGGGCGCTGTTGGACAGCGCATCGCAACCGAATCTAATAAGCGATCGACTCGCTCATCGCTTACGGCTGAAGAAAAGTAATGTGAACATTACCGTCATTGGAGCAGGACAAGCTACAAAGACAGTACGGGAGTCCGTACAGGCACAGATTGTCTCTCGATCCAGTTCGTTCACTGTGAACACTGAGTTGTTGATTGTTGACAATTTGATTGCAAATCTACCAACGCGCGACATAGACATCAGCGATTGGAAGATACCACCTGGTTTCGCTTTAGCAGACCCTCTGTTCAACAAAGCTGCTCCTGTAGACCTCATTCTTGGTGCTCGTCATTACCACACTTTCTTTGAGAATGCAACTCAGTTCCGTCCTGCACCTCATCAGCCCGTGATGATAGACAGCGTTTTCGGCTGGGTAATGACTGGTCCAACTGGCAGTGACAATTCTTCACCTAAAACCGATCCCACCGCATCATATACAATCGTCTGTATGGCATCCTTGGAGGATTCGTTACAAAGATTTTGGCAATTAGAAAATTTAACCATGAATGATGGATACTCACCAGACGAACGACATTGTGAATCGTTCTATAAGCATACCACCAAACGTGACGATAGTGGTAGATATATTGTTCGCCTACCGAAACAGCCCGACTTTGATGCAAAGCTCGGCCTTTCTAGACCTCAGGCCATTCGTCGTTTTGAGCTTCTCGAGCGGAGATTGGAACGAGATCCAGCACTTCGAGAAGCGTACCAAGACTTTATGAAGGAGTACTTAGCACTGGGTCACATGTCTCCTATAAGCACTGATTGTGATGATACAGCTGCTTATTATTTACCACACCATCCAGTTTTTAAAGCGTCAAGTACCACCACAAAGGTCAGAGTAGTTTTTGATGGCTCGGCTAAAACGTCAACTGGCTTTTCGCTGAATGAAACTCTGCGGGTTGGACCCATAGTTCAGGATGAACTCATCGATATTATTTTGCGTTTCCGCACCTATAAGATTGCTGTCGTAGCTGATATCGCCAAAATGTATCGACAAATTGTGCTGCATCCGGATGATCGACGATTGGTTCGCATTTTCTTCCGTTTCTCACCGCAATCGCCGATTGAATTGTACGAGCTGAATACTGTGACATATGGTTTGTCTCCATCATCGTTCTTGGCCACTCGTACATTGCTGCAGCTTGCGGAAGATGAAGGTGCTGACTTTCCACTAGCTTCACCCGCACTGAGACACAATTTTTATGTAGACGACTTCATTGGCGGAGCTAACAGCGTGAGTGAAGCTCGCGAGCTTCGTCAGCAACTTTCCGAGTTACTCTCCAAGGGCGGGTTTGAACTCCGGAAGTGGACATCCAACTGTTTAGGCGTACTAAGTGGTTTACCAGCAGAGCATATCGGTACACAGTCATCACTGCAGTTTGTGCCGAACGAGACTGTGAAGGCACTTGGTATCGCATGGAAGCCCGAACTAGATGTTTTGTGCTTTGAGTCGACTGCAATAATGGAAACCGCCAACCTCACCATGCGATCCATATTGTCAAACATTGCTCGAATGTTTGATCCACTTGGATTGATCGCTCCAGTCATCATACGCGCGAAATTGCTAATGCAGGAGTTGTGGCTGCAGAAAATCGGATGGGACGATCCGGTCCCTGTACACATCTGTAACAAATGGAAATCGGTTACTGACGACTGGAAGGATTTGGAAAGCTTCAAAAGCGAACGGTATGTGCTCTTACCTAACTCTAAAATACAGTTCCATACATTTGCAGACGCGTCAGAAGTTGCTTATGGTGCCTGCATTTATGCGCGCTGTGAGGACCAGCAGGGACGAGTACGAGTCAGCCTGCTCGCGTCGAAATCGCGTGTAGCTCCACTAAAACGAGTTACATTACCAAGATTGGAGCTCTGCGCGGCCGTGTTAGGAGCACATCTTCATCATCGTGTTAGACGCGCTATGGGAATCGACACAACCGAATCGTTTTTCTGGTCGGATTCGACGGTAACGCTAAACTGGATAGCGTCTCCACCCAACACCTGGAAAACATTCGTGGCGAATCGTgttgctgagatccagaactATTCGCACCCTCGTCAATGGAAACACATTCCCGGTTCATCGAATCCCGCCGATCTGGTGTCTCGAGGGATGTCAGCAGCTGAAATGCTAAAAGGATCGATTTGGAGCTGTGGTCCTGAATGGTTGGCGCTATCCCCCTCCAAATGGCCAATGTCAAATCCATCACTGACTGCTGAAACGGATATGGAAATTCGTCAG acACGTACACTACAGTCATCACAAGTTACCTCAGCAGCATTACCGATCACCCCTGAGGCTATAGAAGCAGCTAAAATCGTGCTTTGTAAACTGGCACAAGAGCACGAGTTTTCATCAGAGATCCAACTGCTGAAAAAGGGAGAAATGGTACGAAAACAATCACCTCTACGGCGATTGAATCCGTTTCTCGACAACGATGGAATATTACGAGTAGGAGGCCGCTTGAAACTTGCACAGCTACCGTACCAGTTCAAGCATCCCATCCTGCTTCCCAAAAACCATCAGCTGGCTCATCTCATCGCGGTGCACATACATGAGAAGCTGATGCATGGCGGGGGAAGACTACTACTTTCCCGGATACGTGAGGAATATTGGCCACTCGATGGACGTCGGCTAGTAAAAAACGTAGTGAGGAATTGCTTTCGTTGCATTCGTCAGGATCCGCAGctgacacaacaacaaactggtCAACTCCCGTATGAACGCATCACCCCGAGCCGGCCGTTTTCCATAACTGGAGTGGATTATGCCGGCCCGCTGTATCTGAAACCCGCACACAAGAGAGCCGCTGCCGCTAAATGctacttgtgtgtgtttgtgtgtttttcaacGAAGGCAGTGCATTTGGAGCTGGTGGGCGATCTCTCCACGGCAGGCTTCTTGGCCGCATTACATCGCTTCACATCCCGGCGAGGATTACCATCGGACATATACTCCGATAACGGAAAAAACTTTGAAGGTGCGGCACACGAACTTAATGAATTGTTTGATATGTTACAGAACGAACAGCACCAAAACGTCATCGCATCCAACTGTTCGGACAGGGGCATAACTTGGCACTTTACCCCACCTAAGGCCCCACATTTTGGTGGATTGTGGGAAGCAGCGGTTAAGACGGCCAAACGACATCTCTACAGGCAGCTAGGCAGTTCGAGGCTGTCTTACGAGGGATACAGCACCATTCTGCAGCAAATAGAAGCGGCAATGAACTCGCGTCCTTTGTTGCCAATGACGGATGACCCCAATGATTTGGCAGCGCTTACGCCGGCGCACTTCCTGATCGGTTCTTCTATGCATGCTGTCCCGGTTCCCGACTACACACGACTGAAACCATACACGTTAGACGAATTGCAGAGCTGGCAATTGCTTGTGCAACGCTTTTGGAAGCATTGGACAACCGAATATCTGCAGGAAATGCAGAAGGATAATAAGGTAGTGAATCGTAGCGAAATAGTACCTGGCAGACTGGTCATCCTTGCGGACGATTCGCTCCCTATCACCCGATGGCCACTTGCTCGCATCATCGATGTACACCCAGGAGAAGATCAGCTTACGCGTGTAGTGAAGTTGAAAACGGCAAAAGGAATAGTTACGCGTCCAGTAGCTAAAATTTGCTTGTTGCCTGTTGCGAAGCCTTCCGATTAG